The genomic segment GCTCTCGCGCCTCCAGCAGGTCGTAGAACACCTTGCCGGAGCAGAGCAGCACCCGCTTGACGCCGTTCGCGTCGAGCGGCTGGCCCTTGATGCCCGGGTCGGCCAGCACCGGCTGGAACGTCCCGCTGGTGAAGTCGGCGATCGACGACACCGCGAGCTTGTGCCGCAGCAGCACCTTCGGGGTGAACACGATCAGCGGCTTGCGCTTCGGGGTCAGCCCCTGCCGGCGCAGCAGGTGGAAGTAACTGGCCGGGGTGGTCGGGACCGCCACCCGCATGTTGTCGTCGGCGCACATCTGCAGGTAACGCTCGATGCGGCCGGACGAGTGGTCCGGGCCCTGACCTTCCAGGCCGTGCGGCAGCAGCAGCGTGACCGACGTCTGCTGGCCCCACTTGGCCTCGCCGGAGCTGATGAACTCGTCGATGACCGACTGGGCGCCGTTGGCGAAGTCGCCGTACTGCGCCTCCCACGCCACCAGCGCGTCCGGCGTCTCGACCGAGTAGCCGTACTCGAAGCCCATCGCGGCGTACTCGCTGAGCAGCGAGTCCTGCACGAAGAACCGGGCCTGGTCGTCGCCGAGGTGGGTCAGCGGGGTGAACTCGGCGCCGGTGTTGGCGTCCACCACCACCGAGTGCCGCTGCACGAACGTGCCGCGGCGGGAGTCCTGTCCGGACAGCCGCACCCCGACACCCTGGGTGAGCAGCGAACCGAACGCGATCAGCTCGCCCATTGCCCAGTCGATGTTGCCCTCGGTGGCCATCGCGATCCGGCGCTTGAGGATCTTGGCCACCCGCGGGTTCGGTACGAAACCGTCCGGCAGCTCCTCGTGGATCCGGCCGATCCGCTCGATGGTCGCCGCGTCGGTCGCGGTGGCCACCACCGGCTCCGGCTCCGGCTCGCGCTTGCGGGGCAGCTGCTTGGTGGTCTTGGCGGCCTCCTTGGTCGCCTTGAACACCGTGTCGAGCTGGTCGTGGAAGTCCTTCAGGGCCTCCTCGGCCTCGGCCAGGGTCAGGTCGCCGCGGCCGATCAGCTCCTCGGTGTACAGCTTGCGGACCGAGCGCTTGTTGTCGATGATCTTGTACATCAGCGGCTGCGTCATGGCCGGGTCGTCGCCCTCGTTGTGGCCGCGACGGCGGTAGCAGACCATGTCGATCACGACGTCCTTGTTGAACGTCTGGCGGTACTCGAAGGCCAGCCGCGCCACCCGCACGCACGCCTCCGGGTCGTCCCCGTTGACGTGGAAGATCGGCGCCTGGATCATCCGCGCCACGTCGGTGGAGTAGAGCGACGAGCGCGAGTACTCCGGCGAGGTGGTGAAGCCGACCTGGTTGTTGACCACCACGTGCACGGTGCCGCCGGTGCGGTAGCCGCGCAACTGGGAGAGGTTCAGCGTCTCGGCGACCACGCCCTGACCGGCGAACGCCGCGTCGCCGTGCACCGCGACCGGGAGCACCGTGTACCCCTCGAGCTTGAGGTCGATGCGGTCCTGCTTGGCCCGGACGATGCCCTCCAGCACCGGGTCGACGGTCTCCAGGTGGCTGGGGTTGGCGGCCACCGACACGGTCGTCGAGTGCTGCCCGTCCGGCGTGGTGAACTTGCCGACCATGCCCAGGTGGTACTTGACGTCACCGGAGCCCTGCACCGACTTCGGGTCGATGTTGCCCTCGAACTCGCTGAAGATCTTCTCGTACGGCTTGCCGACGATGTTGGCCAGCACGTTGAGCCGGCCGCGGTGCGCCATGCCGATGACGACCTCGTCCATGCCCTCGGTGGCCGAGTCGCGCAGGATCCCGTCCAGCAGCGGGATCAGCGTCTCGCCGCCCTCCAGGCTGAACCGCTTCTGCCCCACGTACTTGGTGGCGAGGAACGTCTCGAACGCCTCGGCCACGTTGAGCCGGCCGAGGATGTGCTTCTGCTCGTCGGTCGACGGGGCGGGCTGCTTCACCTCGACCCGGTCCTGCAGCCAGCGCCGCTCCTCCGGGTCCTGGATGTGCATGTACTCCACGCCGACCCGGCGGCAGTACGAGTCGCGCAGCACGCCGAGGATGTCGCGCAGCTTCATCTTCTGCTTGCCGGCGAACCCGCCGACCGGGAACATCCGGTCCAGGTCCCACAGGGTCAGACCGTGCTGCAGGATGTCCAGGTTCGGGTTCTTGCGGATGTGGTATTCGAGTGGATCGGTGTCGGCCATCAGGTGCCCGTGCACGCGGTAGGCCTCGATCAGCTCGATGACCCGGGCGTTCTTCTCGATCTGGCCGTCGGCGCTGCGCGCGGTGTCACGCACCCAGCGCACCGGCTCGGTCGGCACCCGCAGCGCGGTGAACACCTCGTCGTAGAAGCCGTCACCGCCGAGCAGCAGCTCGTGCACCCGCTTCAGGAACTCGCCGGACACCGCACCCTGGATGATCCGGTGGTCGTACGTCGAGGTCAGCGTGATGACCTTGCTGATGGCGAGCTTGGCCAGCTCCTCGTCGGACATCCCGGCGTACTCCGCCGGGTACTCCATCGCGCCGACGCCGATGATGGTGCCCTGGCCGCCGGTCAACCGTGGCACCGAGTGCACCGTACCGATGCCGCCGGGGTTGGTCAGCGAGATCGTGGAGCCGGCGTGGTCCTCCATGGTCAGCTCGTTCTTCCGGGCCCGGCGGACGAGGTCCTCGTAGGCCACCCAGAACTGCCGGAAGTCCATCGTCTCGGTGTGCTTGATGCTCGGCACGATGAGGGTGCGCGACCCGTCCGGCTTGGCCAGGTCGATCGCCAGCCCGAGGTTGACGTGCTCGGGGGTGACCAGGGTCGGCTTGCCGTCGACCACCGAGTAGGAGTTGTTCATCTCCGGGTAGCCGGCCAGCGCGCGCACCACCGCGAAGCCGATCAGGTGGGTGAAGCTCACCTTGCCGCCGCGGGACCGGGCCAGGTGGTTGTTGATCACGATGCGGTTGTCGGCCATCAGCTTGGCCGGCACGGCCCGCACGCTGGTCGCGGTCGGGATGGTCAGCGACGCGTCCATGTTGCTGACGATCTTGGCGGCGACGCCGCGGATGGTCTTGCTGGTGGTGCCGTCGGCCGGCTGCGGTGCGGTGGCGGGCTTCGGCGCGGCCGGCTTCGCGGCGGGCGCGGCCGGGGCCGGCTGCGGCTGGGCGGTACCGCCCGGGGCCGGGCGGGCCGGCGCGCTCGCCGTGGCGACGCTGCCGTTGCTGCTGGCGGCCGTACCGTTGCTGCCGGAGGTGGCCGGGCCGGCGTCGGCGGGGGCCGTACCGTTGCTGCCGGCGGAGCTGGCGGACGTGGTGCCGGTGTCGGAGGCCGGCTTGTAGTCGGCGAAGAACTCGTGCCACGCGGGGTCGACGCTGGAGGGGTCGGACAGGTACCGCTGGTACATGTCCTCGACGATCCACTCGTTGGGTCCGAATCCCGCGAGCAGACTCGTCTCCGACTCGCCGGACGCGGTGGGGGTTGATTGTCCGTTGCTCTGGCTCGACACGGCCGTTATCGCCTCTTCCGACGTGATTTCTTCTCGGCCGCGAATCGCGCGGCCGCCACGCTGAACGCCCGGCATTCCAGGCTACGCGCCCGTACCAACGGGTTGGTGTGATGGGACCGACGGTGCAGGCGCTTTGTCCACCGGGGTGGCGTGTTTCACAGATTGGAAAACGATCGCCGTCACGCGGGAGTTACGTGCCGTGAGTTGCATCGCGGCGGTCTCCTCGCCGGCCCGCCCGGCGCGGTGTCCGAGCTGCGGTCGATCAGGGGGCATCGGACGGGAAATCGCTTTCGCGCCCGATGCCCCGATCGGGGTACCGGTGGTCAGCTGATGTCGCGGCGGCGGGTGATCAGGGTGCCGATCACGGCCGCGAGCACGCCGTAGCCGAGCAGCGTCAGTGCGCCGGCCCACCAGGCGATGCCGCCCGCGCCGGCCGGGGAGGTCATCACCGACGAGGCGCCGCTGGGCAGCCAGTACGACACCTTGCCCAGCCAGTCCTGGTGGAAGTACGACGCGAGCAGCGCCAGGCCGATCTGGATCACCGTCTGGCCGACCAGCATCGCGACCAGCCCGACGATCACCGACAGGATCTGGCTGCGCAGCAGCGCGCCGATGCCCAGGCCGAACACCGCCCAGATCGCGAACGCCAGCCAGTTGAGCCCGATCGACTTGAGCACCGTGCCGTCGCCGAGGAACGTGTCGACGTGCTGGCTGGCCAGGAAGCCCAACCCGGACGGCACCGCGAGCACGGTGGTGATCAGCGCGATGACCACGCCGACCAGGATCGCCACGATCAGCTTGCCGCCGACCACCCGGGTGCGCTTCGGGGTGGCCAGGAACGTCGCGGTCGCGGTCTGGTGGAAGAACTCGTTGGTGAAGATCAGGATCCCGAACACCATCGCCAGCAGGGTGCCGAAGTACTGGCCGGAGGTGTAGAGGTTGGCCGCGATGCTCGCCTTGTCCACGTGCATGTCCGCGGCGTTGGCGCCGAACGAGTCCGGGTTCAGCTGCACGTAGCTGCCGAGCATGTTGTAGGCGATCGCGATCGCGGTGAACGCGAGGACGCCGATCAGCATCAGCCACCACAGGCTGGTGCTGCGCACCTTGAGCAGCTCGCTGCGAATGATCCGGTTCATCGGATGCCCGCCTTCCCGCTGGTCAGTTCCAGGAAGATGCGCTCCAGGTCGGCGCGCTGCGGGGACAGCTCGTGCAGCTCGACCCCGGCGACCAGCGCGGCGTGCCCGACCGCGGCGGCCGGAACGCCGGTGACCAGCAGCGCGCCGTCCTCCTCGGTCTGCACGGCGGTGTCCGGCGCCTTCAGCTCGGCGAGCAGCTTCTGCGGCTCCGGGGTACGCACCCGAACCCGCTGCATGCCGTCGGCGTCGGTGAGCTCGCTCACCGGGCCCTGCCGGATCAGCTGGCCGGCCGCGATGATCACCACGTCGTCGGCGAACAGCTGCACCTCGGACAGCAGGTGGCTGGAGACCAGCACGGTGCGGCCCTGCTTGGCGAAGCCGGACAGCAGGTCCCGCATCCACCGGATGCCCTCCGGGTCCAGCCCGTTGGCCGGCTCGTCGAAGATCAGCACGGTCGGGTCACCGAGCATCCCGGCGGCGATGCCGAGCCGCTGCTTCATGCCCAGCGAGTAGCCCTTGACCTTGCGCTTGGCGGCCGGGGTCAGCCCGACCATCTCCAGCGCCTCGTCGGCGCGCTGGCCGGGCAGGCCGCCGGCGGCGCAGAGCACCCGCAGGTGGTCCCGGCCGGTCCGGCCCTTGTGAAAGCTCGCCGCCTCCAACCCGGCGCCGACGACCCGCAGCGGGTCGGGCAGGTCGACGTAGCGCTGGCCACCGATGGTGGCGTGGCCCGCGGTCGGCGCCACCAGGCCGAGCAGCATGCGCAGCGTGGTGGTCTTGCCGGCCCCGTTGGGGCCGAGGAACCCGGTCACCCGACCGGGTTCCACCGTGAACGAGAGATTGTCGACGGCTCTGACCCGACGAAACTGTTTCGTCAGGCCGGAGACGACGATCTGGCCGTCAGCCATGAAAACGCGAGCCTCCCCAGCAGGCGTGCACGCGCCGCGTCGCGGCGGCGCTGGGCGATAAGGAACACCGAGTGTTACATGTGCCGGCCAGCCGCGCTGGCTGGCACACCCCGGCCGGCCCGCCCGGGTACCGGCCGACCGCTGCCGGGGCCGGCTTCCCGGTCAGGCGGTGAGCAGGGTACGGACCTGGCCGGCGATCTCGGCGTCCTCCCGCGCGGTGACCACCGCGGTGCGTACCGGTGCGCCGGCGGCGGAGATGTCCGCGTCACCCTGCGCGCCTTCGTTGCGGGCCGCGTCGAGCGCCACGCCGAGGAAGCCGAGCCCGCCGGCCGCGCCGGCCCGTACCGCGCCGGCGTGCTCGCCGATGCCGCCGGTGAACGCGAGCACGTCCAGGCCGCCCAGGGCGGCGGTCATCGCGGCGATCCCGGCCCGCAGCCGGTGCAGGTACACGTCGAGGGCGCGGCGGGCGGCCCGGCTGCCGGCGGCGCGGGCGGCGAGCACCTCGCGCATGTCGCCGGTACCGGCCAGGGCGAGCAGCCCGGACCGCTGCTCCAGGTCCCGGCCGATCTCGTCGACGGCCAGGCCGGTGTTGGCGGCGAGCCAGGTGATCAGCCCGGGGTCGACGGTGCCGGACCGGGTGCTCATCACGACGCCCTCCAGCGGGGTGAAGCCCATCGTGGTGTCCATCGAGCGACCGCCGGCGACCGCGCACAGCGACGCGCCGGAGCCGAGGTGGCAGCTGACCACCCGGGCGGTGGCCGGGTCGTGGCCGGTCAGCTCGGCGGCCCGGCGCGCGGCGTAGCGGTGCGACAGGCCGTGGAACCCGTACCGGCGCACCGCGTGGCGTTCCCGCCACTCCGCCGGTACCGGATAGGTCGCGGCGGCGGCCGGCAGGTCGGCGTGGAACGCGGTGTCGAAGCAGGCCACCGCGGGGGTGTCGGGCAGCAGCTCGGTGACCGCGCGGATGCCGGCGAGGCCCGCGTCCTGGTGCAGCGGCGCCAGGTCGCGCAGCGCGGCGATGTCGGCGCGGACCTGGTCGTCGATGCGGACCGGGCCGCGGAACTCGCGCCCGCCGTGCACCACCCGGTGCCCGACCGCGTCCGGGGTACCCAGCCGGGTCAGCGCCTGGCGCAGCGTCGCGACGGCGAACTCGCCGGCCACGGCCGGCAGATCGACGCTGCCGACGACGGAGAAGCCGTCGTCGTCGCCGCCGGCGGTGGCGCCGTCGAGCAGCCGTACCTTCACGCTCGACGAGCCGGCGTTGACGACCAGCACCCGCATCTCAGTACGGCCAGGTCCACTCGCTGATCGCCGGGTCGTCCGCGCCGTGCTCGCGGGTGTACGCGCGGGCGGCGAGCCGGGCGTCGGCCATCTGCTGGCGGAGTCCGGCGGCCCGGCTGCGCAGCGCCGGTACCCGGTCGATCACGTCCATCACCAGGTGGAACCGGTCCAGGTCGTTGAGCATCACCATGTCGAACGGGGTGGTCGTGGTGCCGTTCTCCTTGTACCCGCGCACGTGCAGGTTGCCGTGGTTGTTGCGGCGGTAGGTCAGCCGGTGGATCAGCCACGGGTAGCCGTGGTAGGCGAGGATGACGGGCTTGTCCGGGGTGAACAGCGCGTCGAACTCGGTGTCGGACAGCCCGTGCGGGTGCTCGTGCTCGTCCTGCAGCCGCATCAGGTCGACCACGTTGACCACCCGTACCGCGAGGTCCGGCAGGTGTTCGCGGAGCAGCGCCGCCGCGGCGAGCGTCTCCAGGGTGGGCACGTCGCCGCAGCAGGCGAGCACCACGTCGGGGTCGCCGGCGTCGGTGGACGCCCACTCCCAGATCCCGACGCCGCGGGTGCAGTGCGCGATGGCCTCGTCCATGGTCAGGAACTGCAGCTGCGGCTGCTTGCCGGCGACCACGACGTTGACGTAGTGCCGGGACCGCAGGCAGTGGTCCATCGTGGACAGCAGGGTGTTCGCGTCCGGCGGCAGGTAGACCCGGATGATCTCGGCCTTCTTGTTGACCACGTGGTCGATGAAGCCGGGGTCCTGGTGCGAGAAGCCGTTGTGGTCCTGCCGCCACACATGGCTGGACAGCAGGTAGTTCAGCGATGAGACGGGCCGCCGCCACGGGATCGACAGCGTGGTCTTGAGCCACTTCGCGTGCTGGTTGAACATCGAGTCGACGATGTGGATGAACGCCTCGTAGCAGTCGAACAGCCCGTGCCGACCGGTCAGCAGGTAGCCCTCCAGGAAGCCCTGGCACTGGTGCTCGCTGAGCACCTCGACGACCCGGCCGTCCGGCCCGAGCCGGTCGTCGCTCGGATACAGCGTGGCCTGCCAGTTCTTGTCGGTGGTCTCGTACACCGCGGACAGCCGGTTGGAGGCCGTCTCGTCCGGGCCGAACAACCGGAAGTTGGTCGGGTTCGCGGCGATCACGTCGCGCAGCCAGCCGCCGAGCACCCGGGTGGACTCGACCGTGGTGGTGGCCGGCGACGGTACCGCGACCGCGTGGTCCCGGAAGTCCGGCAGCCGCAGCTCCCGCAGCAGCAGGCCGCCGTTGGCGTGCGGGCTGGCGCTCATCCGGAGCTGACCCCGCGGCGCCAGCCCGGCGATCTCGGTCGCCAGCCGGCCGTCGTCGTCGAACAGTTCCTCCGGCCGGTACGACAGCAGCCAGTCCTCCAGCTGCTGCCGGTGCTGCTGGTTGGTGCGGGCGTTCGGGATCGGCACCTGGTGCGCCCGGTACGACCCCTCCACCTGCTTGCCGTCCACCTCGACCGGGCCGGTCCAGCCCTTCGGGGTGCGCAGCACGATCATCGGCCAGGCCGGCCGTTCGATGCCGGCGCCGGTCCGGGCGTCGTGCCGGATGGTGGCGATCTCGTCGAACACCACGTCCAGCGTCGCGGCCATCAGCTGGTGCATCGTCGCCGGGTCGTCCCCGTCCACCAGGTGCGGGTGCCAGCCGTACCCGTTGAGCAGCGCGACGAGTTCGTGGTCCGGGATCCGGGCCAGGATCGTCGGGTTGTCGATCTTGTACCCGTTGAGGTGCAGGATCGGCAGCACCGCCCCGTCGGTGGCCGGGTTGAGGAACTTGTTGCCGTGCCACCCGGTGGCGAGCGGCCCGGTCTCCGCCTCCCCGTCGCCGACCACCGCCGCCACCACCAGGTCGGGGTTGTCGAACGCGGCGCCGTGCGCGTGGGAGAGCACGTAGCCGAGTTCGCCGCCCTCGTGGATCGACCCCGGTACCTCCGGGGCGGCGTGGCTGGGAATCCCACCCGGGAACGAGAACTGCCGGAACAGCGTCGCCAGGCCCGCGGTGTCCCGGCCGATGTGCGGCAGCAGCTCCGAGTAGGTGCCCTCCAGGTACGACTGGGCGACCACGGCCGGGCCGCCGTGCCCCGGGCCGCACAGGAAGATCATCTTCGCCTCGCGCTCGCGGATGATCCGGTTCAGGTGCGTGTAGCAGAAGTTCAGCCCGGGCGTCGTACCCCAGTGCCCGAGCAGCCGTGGCTTGACGTGCTCGGCCGCGAGCGGCTCGCGCAGCAGCGGGTTCGCCATCAGGTAGATCTGCCCGACGGCGAGGTAGTTCGACGCCCGCCAGTAGGCGTCCAGTCCGGCCAGTTCGGACTCGTCCAGCGGTCCGTTCCGGGTCTCCACCGCCGTCACCGTGACCTCCCCGGCCCGATCGATCGAACGTACACGCCACCAGACTCCTGGAAGCGACACTAGGAGATGGACCGGGCGCGCGCGGCGGGTTCGGCGACAACCACCGCCGCGGCCAGCTCCGCCCACGCCGCGGCGGGTACCGCACCGGCCAGCACCGGCGGCGCGATCCCGGTACTGCGGGCCAGCCGGTGCGCCCGGCCACCCGGCACGTGCGCGGCCAGCACCGCGGTCAGCGGTGCGGCCGGCCGGCGGTACGCGTCGGCCAGCAGTGCGCGCAGCACCGGCAGCGTCCGCCGGTCCAGCTCGCGCGGCCGGACCACCAGGTGCGCGGCAGCCACCCGGGGTGCCGGCGAGAACGCGGCGGGCGGCACCCGCCGGGCGATGCGCAGCTGGTACCGGGCGGCCCAGCCGGCGGTCTCCGCGTCCCGCGGTACCGGCCGGGTCAGCCGGCGGGCGAACCCCCACTCGACCAGCAGGTCGGCGCCGCGCAGCCGCAAGCCGGGGTCGCCGAGCAGCCGGCGCAGCGTCGCCGTACCGGTGGCGAACGGCAGGTTCGCCACCACCGCGAACGGGCGCCGCGGCAGCCGGACCCGGCGCAGGTCGTCCTGGACGACGGTGACCGGTCGGTGCGCGAACCGGCGCCGCAGCCGCGCCGCGAACGCCGCGTCCCGCTCCACCGCCACCACCCGCGCGCCGGTACCGGCCAGCGCCGCGGTCAGCACGCCGGGGCCGGCCCCGAGTTCGAGGACGAGATCACCGGCGTCCGGCCGGGCCGACCGCAGCAGGCCGGCGATGACGGTCCGGTCGCGCAGGAAGTGCACGCCGGACGGGTTGACTGCAGGTACACGCATGCGGGTACTCCCGGGATCAGGGTCCCGGGCGTGCCGCAGCGGCAGGCAGCCGACGGTGTCAGGAAAGGGAACCACGCACGGCCACGCACGGGACGGTGTCGATCGACAACCGCTGTCGAGCGCGGCGAAACGGCTCGCCGGCCGGCACGGGTCCGCGGTGCGGACCGGCGCCCGGGCCGGGGTTCGGGTCAGGCCGCGCTCAGTGCTGGCGCAGCCGCGTGGAACAGGCTCCCATGCGCGGCATGTTACCGGCGGCGGCCCAGCGACCGCATCCGATTTCGGTGCCGCCGAGGTGCCGGGTCGGTGGGCGCGGTCGCGGCGGCCGTCAGCGCAGGTCGGCGAGTAGTGCCTGGCTGGCGTTGTGGCCGGCGCAGCCGATCACCGAGCCGGCCGGGAAGCAACCGGCGGCACCGGCGTACACACCGTCCACCCCGGTGCGGTACGGCATCCGGTCGGTGAAGCTGATCGCGTTGTCGACGTGGAAGATGTTCCCGTTGGTGATCCCGAAGTGCGCCTCGATGTCCGGCGGGGCCAGCGCGTACACGTCGTCGACCAGCTCGCCGACGCCCGGCGCGTAGCCGTCCACGAACTCCAGCAGCCGGCGCACGTAGCCGGCCTTCTCGGTGGCCCAGTCGGAGCCGGCCGGAGTGTGCGGCACCCCCTGGACGAACAGGGCCGAGGAGTGCCGGCCCGCGTCGTCGCCGAGCGACGGGTCGAGGGTGGAGTGCAGGTACCACTCGACCGGCGGCAGCGGATCGAGCCGGCCGGCGGCGGCGGCGTCGAACCCGGCCCGTACCGCGGTGAGCACCGAGCCGTCCGCCGCCGGTTCGGGCAGCAGGTGCACGGTGGTGCCGTGCTGGCCGCGCGGCTGCGGCAGCGCGGCGAACCGCGGCAGGTCGGACAGCGCCAGGTTGACCTTCATGGTCTGGCCGCCGGACCGGCGGGCGTAGCCGTCGACCCGCTCCCGCAGCGCCGGCGGGCAGGCCGCGCCGAGCAG from the Actinocatenispora thailandica genome contains:
- a CDS encoding multifunctional oxoglutarate decarboxylase/oxoglutarate dehydrogenase thiamine pyrophosphate-binding subunit/dihydrolipoyllysine-residue succinyltransferase subunit; translation: MYQRYLSDPSSVDPAWHEFFADYKPASDTGTTSASSAGSNGTAPADAGPATSGSNGTAASSNGSVATASAPARPAPGGTAQPQPAPAAPAAKPAAPKPATAPQPADGTTSKTIRGVAAKIVSNMDASLTIPTATSVRAVPAKLMADNRIVINNHLARSRGGKVSFTHLIGFAVVRALAGYPEMNNSYSVVDGKPTLVTPEHVNLGLAIDLAKPDGSRTLIVPSIKHTETMDFRQFWVAYEDLVRRARKNELTMEDHAGSTISLTNPGGIGTVHSVPRLTGGQGTIIGVGAMEYPAEYAGMSDEELAKLAISKVITLTSTYDHRIIQGAVSGEFLKRVHELLLGGDGFYDEVFTALRVPTEPVRWVRDTARSADGQIEKNARVIELIEAYRVHGHLMADTDPLEYHIRKNPNLDILQHGLTLWDLDRMFPVGGFAGKQKMKLRDILGVLRDSYCRRVGVEYMHIQDPEERRWLQDRVEVKQPAPSTDEQKHILGRLNVAEAFETFLATKYVGQKRFSLEGGETLIPLLDGILRDSATEGMDEVVIGMAHRGRLNVLANIVGKPYEKIFSEFEGNIDPKSVQGSGDVKYHLGMVGKFTTPDGQHSTTVSVAANPSHLETVDPVLEGIVRAKQDRIDLKLEGYTVLPVAVHGDAAFAGQGVVAETLNLSQLRGYRTGGTVHVVVNNQVGFTTSPEYSRSSLYSTDVARMIQAPIFHVNGDDPEACVRVARLAFEYRQTFNKDVVIDMVCYRRRGHNEGDDPAMTQPLMYKIIDNKRSVRKLYTEELIGRGDLTLAEAEEALKDFHDQLDTVFKATKEAAKTTKQLPRKREPEPEPVVATATDAATIERIGRIHEELPDGFVPNPRVAKILKRRIAMATEGNIDWAMGELIAFGSLLTQGVGVRLSGQDSRRGTFVQRHSVVVDANTGAEFTPLTHLGDDQARFFVQDSLLSEYAAMGFEYGYSVETPDALVAWEAQYGDFANGAQSVIDEFISSGEAKWGQQTSVTLLLPHGLEGQGPDHSSGRIERYLQMCADDNMRVAVPTTPASYFHLLRRQGLTPKRKPLIVFTPKVLLRHKLAVSSIADFTSGTFQPVLADPGIKGQPLDANGVKRVLLCSGKVFYDLLEAREQRGLTDVAIVRIEQLYPLPIEETRAALAGYPNAEDFVWVQDEPANQGAWSHIALNLLEHLDGVRLRRISRPAAAAPAAGSNKVHGWEQQALIEAALPTPQ
- a CDS encoding ABC transporter permease, translating into MNRIIRSELLKVRSTSLWWLMLIGVLAFTAIAIAYNMLGSYVQLNPDSFGANAADMHVDKASIAANLYTSGQYFGTLLAMVFGILIFTNEFFHQTATATFLATPKRTRVVGGKLIVAILVGVVIALITTVLAVPSGLGFLASQHVDTFLGDGTVLKSIGLNWLAFAIWAVFGLGIGALLRSQILSVIVGLVAMLVGQTVIQIGLALLASYFHQDWLGKVSYWLPSGASSVMTSPAGAGGIAWWAGALTLLGYGVLAAVIGTLITRRRDIS
- a CDS encoding ABC transporter ATP-binding protein — protein: MADGQIVVSGLTKQFRRVRAVDNLSFTVEPGRVTGFLGPNGAGKTTTLRMLLGLVAPTAGHATIGGQRYVDLPDPLRVVGAGLEAASFHKGRTGRDHLRVLCAAGGLPGQRADEALEMVGLTPAAKRKVKGYSLGMKQRLGIAAGMLGDPTVLIFDEPANGLDPEGIRWMRDLLSGFAKQGRTVLVSSHLLSEVQLFADDVVIIAAGQLIRQGPVSELTDADGMQRVRVRTPEPQKLLAELKAPDTAVQTEEDGALLVTGVPAAAVGHAALVAGVELHELSPQRADLERIFLELTSGKAGIR
- a CDS encoding acetate/propionate family kinase — translated: MRVLVVNAGSSSVKVRLLDGATAGGDDDGFSVVGSVDLPAVAGEFAVATLRQALTRLGTPDAVGHRVVHGGREFRGPVRIDDQVRADIAALRDLAPLHQDAGLAGIRAVTELLPDTPAVACFDTAFHADLPAAAATYPVPAEWRERHAVRRYGFHGLSHRYAARRAAELTGHDPATARVVSCHLGSGASLCAVAGGRSMDTTMGFTPLEGVVMSTRSGTVDPGLITWLAANTGLAVDEIGRDLEQRSGLLALAGTGDMREVLAARAAGSRAARRALDVYLHRLRAGIAAMTAALGGLDVLAFTGGIGEHAGAVRAGAAGGLGFLGVALDAARNEGAQGDADISAAGAPVRTAVVTAREDAEIAGQVRTLLTA
- a CDS encoding phosphoketolase, whose amino-acid sequence is MTAVETRNGPLDESELAGLDAYWRASNYLAVGQIYLMANPLLREPLAAEHVKPRLLGHWGTTPGLNFCYTHLNRIIREREAKMIFLCGPGHGGPAVVAQSYLEGTYSELLPHIGRDTAGLATLFRQFSFPGGIPSHAAPEVPGSIHEGGELGYVLSHAHGAAFDNPDLVVAAVVGDGEAETGPLATGWHGNKFLNPATDGAVLPILHLNGYKIDNPTILARIPDHELVALLNGYGWHPHLVDGDDPATMHQLMAATLDVVFDEIATIRHDARTGAGIERPAWPMIVLRTPKGWTGPVEVDGKQVEGSYRAHQVPIPNARTNQQHRQQLEDWLLSYRPEELFDDDGRLATEIAGLAPRGQLRMSASPHANGGLLLRELRLPDFRDHAVAVPSPATTTVESTRVLGGWLRDVIAANPTNFRLFGPDETASNRLSAVYETTDKNWQATLYPSDDRLGPDGRVVEVLSEHQCQGFLEGYLLTGRHGLFDCYEAFIHIVDSMFNQHAKWLKTTLSIPWRRPVSSLNYLLSSHVWRQDHNGFSHQDPGFIDHVVNKKAEIIRVYLPPDANTLLSTMDHCLRSRHYVNVVVAGKQPQLQFLTMDEAIAHCTRGVGIWEWASTDAGDPDVVLACCGDVPTLETLAAAALLREHLPDLAVRVVNVVDLMRLQDEHEHPHGLSDTEFDALFTPDKPVILAYHGYPWLIHRLTYRRNNHGNLHVRGYKENGTTTTPFDMVMLNDLDRFHLVMDVIDRVPALRSRAAGLRQQMADARLAARAYTREHGADDPAISEWTWPY
- a CDS encoding rRNA adenine N-6-methyltransferase family protein gives rise to the protein MRVPAVNPSGVHFLRDRTVIAGLLRSARPDAGDLVLELGAGPGVLTAALAGTGARVVAVERDAAFAARLRRRFAHRPVTVVQDDLRRVRLPRRPFAVVANLPFATGTATLRRLLGDPGLRLRGADLLVEWGFARRLTRPVPRDAETAGWAARYQLRIARRVPPAAFSPAPRVAAAHLVVRPRELDRRTLPVLRALLADAYRRPAAPLTAVLAAHVPGGRAHRLARSTGIAPPVLAGAVPAAAWAELAAAVVVAEPAARARSIS